In Opitutaceae bacterium, the sequence CGACCTGCCCATGCTGAAGGCCTGGGGGGTGAACTACAATCCGCAGAACGTCGTCGGCGACCTCGACAACGCCACCTCGGTTCAAACCGGCCCCGGCGGCGTCGTGCGCTACCCCATCTGGCTTTCCTTGACGGAGGGCTCGTTCAGCAAACAGGCAACGATGGTGGGCCAGTTGAAGTCGCTCCTCTTCGTCGAAAGCGGAAGCCTCAGCGTGACCGCGTCGGGCCGCACGGTGACGCCCTTGATTGAAACCTCCGCAAACTCGGGCGACCTTCCCGCCATGACCCTTCAGTTCGCACAGCCGGATGAGGTTGCGCGTCAGATCACGCCATCCGGGAAGAAAACCCTGGCGGTCCTCATCACCGGAAAATTCACCACCGCATTTCCCGACGGCGCTCCCAAAGCGGAGCCGCCAGCGGATGCAAACGCAAAGGAACCGAAGCCACCCGAACCCGCCGCGGCTCCCGCCCTCAAGGATTCCACATCAAGCTCCACTCTCTTCGTCATCGCCGACACCGACTGGCTCTTCGACGACTACAGCGTCGAGCGCTTCAATTTCCTCGGCACCCAGGCCGCACGTCCGCTCAATGACAACCTTGCATTTGCAAGCAACAGCCTTGAGTTCCTCGGCGGATCAAAGGATCTGATCTCCCTGCGCGGAAAGGGAAGCTCCGTGCGGCCCTTCACCGTCGTGCGCAATTTGGAGATCGAGGCGCAGAAACGCTATCAGGATCAATTGTCCGCCCTCGAGAGCCGTCTCTCGGATGTGCAAAAGAAACTGAGCGACCTCCAGGGCAAGAGCACCGAAGGCAATCGTCTCATCGCAACGCCGGAGGTCCAGAAGGCCATCGAGGACTTCCAGACGCAGCAGGCGACCATGCGTGGAGAGCGCCGCGAAATCCGAAAGGCGCTCCGCGAGGACATTGAATTCCTGGAGAACAGCCTGCTCGCCATCAACCTCACCGCACCGGTCATTCTCGTCATCCTGTTCGGATTCTGGTTCCAGCGGCGCCGTCACGTGTAGCCGCCCAGGACCACTCATCCATCCATCGCCCCTCCCACTCGCTGAAGGCATGAAACTGAAAACTCTCGTCGTCGTCGTCGTCATCCTTGCCGCGGTTTCCGTTGGCGTGCATTTCCTCACCCGTCCTGCGAAGCATCCTCCCACCGATGCGCGTGTCGGCCAGCTGCTCGTCGCGCGAAATGTGATCGAGCAGGCCCGCACGATCGGTCTGACGGAGAATGGAAAGGCCGTGACACTGACGAAGGCGGCGGACGGCAACTGGCAAGTCACCAACTACTACGACTTCCCCGCCGACTTCACCAAACTCTCTCGGCTCATCGGCGACCTGACCACAGCAAAGCTTGATCGACTGGTGACACAGAATCCCGAGCGCATAGGCGCCCTTGAGTTCAAAGACACCGGCATCACGATTTCCGACGGCGCAAACCAGGAGCCTTGGTCACTGACCATCGGCAAGTACGCGGAAGGCGGCGGACGCTTTGTTCGATTCGGCAAGGAGAACAAAGCCTTCCTCACCCGGTTGAACGCGTACCTCGACGTGGAGCCGAAAAACTGGGCTGACGCGAGTCTGCTCTCACTGAAACCCGAGGATATCTCCTCGGTGGAAATTTCCTTCCCCAACGGCGACAACCTGACTGCAAAACGCACCAGGAAGGAGGATTCATTTGCATCGACCGAGGCGCCCAAGGGCAAGCGCCTGAAGAACGAAAGCATCACATCGCTCATCTCCAGTGCCGGCAGCATTCGTTTTTCCGATACAAGCGACCTCACAGATCCCAACGCCGTCGCCGCCAGGGAACACTCCCGGAATATCCGGTTCACGACATTTGACGGAAAGACGATCGATGTGGCCCTGGGCCGCAAGCCCGAGCAAAAAATCGTCAAGGCACCCGAAGCCAAAAAGGACGGTTCCACCGGCCCTGCAGCCCTCGGATCGGTCGCAGATCTTGCCAAGACCGACGACAAATCCAAGAGCAGCGCCAGCGCTGATGCGGGACACAAGGCCGACGAAAAGGGAGGCCCGGCAAAGGCCGCTGAAACCACGGAAACCATCCCCGCCGGTCCGGTTTTCGTGGTCGTCAAGAGTTCCGATTCGGCTGCCCCCGTAAACGCCCTGATGAAGAAGCGTGCATTTCAGGTGTACGAATCGGCATTCACAAGTCTCCCTGCAAGCGAGCCCGATATGTTCGAGGACGCTCCCGCTCCCACGCCGGCGCCTGTCACACCAACCTCAAGCTCCAAGCCTTCCACTCCTTGAAGCAGCGCCGGCCTTGCAATCCGGCGTCGACCAGCCAGTTCAACAGCAATCGCCTTTCCTAGCCAATGGAAGGGCAAGTCCGGGTATGTAAATCCCCTCGATGGCTCCAAGCTCTGTGACGGGCTCAAGCGTCGCGTTTTGAACTCACGCCATTCGTCTGCCGATTCGGCGAATCCAGAATGGCTTTACATCATATCAACACATACGCATATGTTGATATGAAATGATTCCTGATCATCCGATCTCAGCCTTGTTCGCCCAAAAGCGGCCGCTGCGCTCTTTGGAATTTTTCCCGCCCAAGGACGAATCAGGGATCGAGTCGCTTCGACAGTCTGCATCCGCACTCAAGCGGATTTCACCCGATTTCGTTTCTGTCACCTACGGGGCAGGCGGAAGCACGCGCGATCGGACCAGTCAGGTCAGCGCCATTTTGAAAAATGACCTCGGCTTCACGGTCATGCCCCACCTCACCTGCGTCGGACATTCCCGCACCGAGCTTGCCGCGCTGGCGGATCGCATCCACGCGGATGGCTTCCGAAACATCATGGCACTCCGCGGCGATCCCCCCAGAGGCACCGCCAGTTTTCCTGTCGCATCCGACGGCCTGCGTTACGCCAGCGAGCTGGTTGTCCTGCTCAAGAACCGCCATCCTGATTTCTGCCTCGGCGTCGCCGGTTATCCCGAAAAGCACCCCGAAGCGGCATCCCTTGATTCGGACCTCGACGCGCTGAAACGAAAGGTCGACGCCGGAGCCTCCTTCATCACAACCCAGTTGTTCTTCGACAACGCGATCTACTTCGACTTCGTCGCACGCTGCCACCGACGGGGAATATCGGTCCCGGTTGTCCCCGGCGTCATGCCTGTGCTCTCCCTCAAGCAGATCCAGCGTTTCACCGCCTTGTGCGGCGCAACCTTGCCGCAACGGTTGCTGCGTCGCCTCGAAGCCACAGACGACAACCCCGACGTCGCCGAAATGATCGGACTCGACTGGGCGTTGGACCAGATCCGAGACCTGCTCGGGCAGGGTGCCCCGGGCTACCACTTGTACATCATGAACCGCACGCGCGGTGCCCTGGCTTTGGCCGCCGGTTTGGCTGCGTAGACTCGGCGGGAGATCAACAGCGTACATGTTCTTCCCATGGTCGCTGATTCGCGCGACCAATTGTCAGCCGGCTGGCACCCACGATTGCGCATGATATCATGGTATCGCTATATTCTTGCGCTTCAACTTAACCGCAAATCAGCCGATGGAAGGAGTCTAAACCCTTTTCAAAGGTGCCCAACTCCCTAGGAAATGCCCTCTTCATTGAGATTTCAGAGCTGACTGTTCAGCTCGTACGGGCTCGCGGTCATACGATCGAGCTCTACCGCGAATGCCTGCGCGATCAACGCGATGACATCCTGCAGGCATTGAAGGAGGGATCTCCCAAAGGAGAGTTTTCCTCGAGTCCCGTTCTTGCAGCCATCAGTCCATCCCGAAGCTTCTCGTATCTCGCCTCTGAAGATGAATGCAGGCAGCTTCAAACCCCGGGCGAAATTGTCCGACACATCGAGATGCCGTGCGAGCGTCTCGTCGGTCCAATCGCCCTCGCTGCGTGCAATGCAGATGACGGTAGATCGATCAACGCATCGGCGCGCTCCCGCTGGCTGCTTGTCGGCTCGGGACAGGAGGTACTGGCGGCTTCGCAGGCCTATCTTTCTGACCTGGGGCTGAAGGAAACCATCATATCACCTGCCGTCACCAATCACCTCGGAGCTCTTCAAACCGCCTGCCAACTCTCCGGCGCACCCAGTTCAGTTCTGGTTTGGGATCTGGGCAGGCAATCCTCCACTTTCCATCTCGTCAATCGCAAGGGTGTGCTCGCGGTTCGAGGCTGTTCCGTCGGATTGGACCATGTCGCCGACGCCATTCAAGCGGAGCTCTCTCTCGCCTCACGGGGTGCAGCGGCAAAACTCTTTCTCAATTCGTTCTTCGATTTCGCCGACACCGGCCCCAAGGTCGTGAAACGTCTGCTTCCTGAGGTTAAAGCGGCGGTCAAGGCCGTCGGAGGAGATCCATCGTCCATTTTCTGCCTCGGCCTTCCCTCAGACAACATCTGGTTTGCTCACGACGTTGGCATCCTCCTCGGTCTCACCCCATGGCACCCAGCGATCACCTCCCTCGCACAGGAGTTGGGCGTGGATTTTGTCGGCAACTCATTGGTCAACCGGCTCGGTTTCAATGCTGCGGGATTGCTGCACATGGTGGGGAGCCGGGCTGGGGGCTCCGATTGCTGGCACCCCGCATGGCAGATGATCGAAATTGAAGCCAAATCCAAAGTCCACTCCGGGCAAACCGCTCCTGCTTCGTCAGCCAGGGAAGCGGAGGCCTTGGTGACGCCCGGGGTCGGAGCCGGGGTGCCTGAGTCCGCACACAGCTTTGCGGCGAGGACTCACACGCAATCTGAATCAAGGCCGGCGGCAACCTCCGTGCTCGCTCAGGCGACCGCGCGGGCAAAGGCTCTTACAAGCCCGACGCCTCCCGCTGAAAACATCGCAGTCAGACAGGCGCCAACACAAAAAAGTCCGACGGCGAGGGCGCTGGCGGCATCCGTCCTGACTCAGACGGAAACAAAGGCACTGCTTTCGGACAGGACCACCAAGCACGTTGAAACCCATCCGCTGGCGAAACCAGAAGAGCAGTCCGCAACAAGCCTCCAGCATGCGACCAATGAGGTTGCAACTTCATCACCGCCGCCCGCTGCTGTCCCGAAGGTTTCTCCGTCCGCGGAAGCTTCAAAATCCGACACTCCCGGCGACGCAACGAAGGAGAAGGGAGGGAAACGCCCAATCGCGCTGTTTGTGGCAATCACGGCTGTTCTCGCCGTCGGAGTGGCCGGCTGGTTCACTTTCGATGCACACAGACAGCAAGAAATCGCCCAGACTCTCCGAGTCGAGGCCGAGAAGCGGGCTGCTGACGCCCTCGCCAAGGCCAGGCAGGAGGAGGAAGCTGCGCGTTTGGAAACGGAGCGCCTTCGCAAGGAAGCCGAGATTGAACGCGAGAAAGCCGTCGCCGCCGTCAGACTGCGCACCGAACAAGAGATCCTCGAACGAGTCGAAGCTGAGCGTCGCGAAAACGCACCAGGCATTCTCGTTGTTCGCACGGATCCAACCGGCGCCCATGTTTCAATTGACGGTGCGCTTCCGCAGGCGACTCCTCTGACTACCAACAGCCTTTCCATCGGAACACACAGCCTGGCCATCAGTCTGCCCGGCTATGACACGACCACACGCACAGTCGAAATCAAGCGCGACCATACGACGGATCTCGGCCTGATTGAACTCATGCGCCAAGTCGGCCGGCTTGAAATCCTCAGTGAACCCGCCGGGCTGACGTTTGAGTTGCGCCAATCGACGGAGCAGCCGGAATCCAAACCCATCCAGACCGGTGTCACCCCGGCCACGCTCAACGATCTTGTTGTAGGCGACTATGTGGTCACACTCCTGCGCACAGGATGGAAACCGGTGACCGCAACTGCAAAAATCTCCTCCTTGAGCACGACTCAGGTGGTGCCTCTCTTTGCAACCTCACGCCTGACGGTGAGTTCAACTCCCGCGGGTGCGATTGTCATGAGGGACGGCGAAGTCATGGGCACCACGCCGCTCCAATTGCCCGAACTTGAGCCGGGGGAGTACACCTTCGATCTATCGCTGGCGGAACATGACTCCGCGACCATCACCACCCGAATTAAGGCCGGTTCCGACTCGGAGGTCACCGCCAGTCTGCTTCCCTTTGATCGCATACTGAAGACTTCCGAAATTGCAAAAGCCCCTGTCGCCATCAAGACAGTCGCTCCGGACTATGAATCACGGGGACGCGACGTTCCGGAGGAAGCGGTGATCTCCTGTGTGATTGATCGCGACGGTGTGCCTCGTTCGCTGAACGTGGAAAAGACATCCTCCGTGAACTTTGGAAACGCCTGTCTGGTCGCCCTCGCAAAGTGGCGTTTCAAGCCGGCAACCACCAACAGCGGCCGCACTGCCAATGTGAGGGTTTCCGTACCATTCAACGCAGGCTCACGCTGACATTCCAGTGTCACGGGGCCGACAACCTCCGGGAACTCATCCCCGCACGGCACGCTCCGCTCCGTCGTGACCGGTTCGACCGCTCGATGTCGTGATTTCGATTCTCACACCCTGAAATCTCCCGCCATGCTCCAACCGCGCTACCTCCGGCGCCGCACCGCGATGCGCGTCCCCTGGGCATGACAAAGCATGCCCCTCCAACGGAACTTCAACCAATATTGGAGGGGCACGCTCCGTCGTGACCGGCTTGTTCTCCGGCGCGCCCGTCCCAACCGGATTTCAACGCCCGATGTCGCCAAGGAAGTCATCCATTTTCGCGTATCGCTCCAGCAGCGATCTCGCCGCCCGGCATCGCTCGATGGACGCCAGACCCGTGTGCTCCGCAAGGAAGATGATGTAGGCCGCGACATTGCGCGCATAGTTCAGCCGGCCCTCTTCGCTGATTGAATAAAAGCGCGCCCGCTGGCGGTAACCCGCGGACGAATGATCGCCAAGCGCGCTCTTTTCCGCACGCCCCTCGGCTGCAAGCACGAACAGGAAATTGTACTCAAACCAAAACATGTGCTCAGGGCTCGGAGCCAGTTTCTCCAGCGCCGCACGTGTCGCCGTCTGATTTGTGAAGGGTTCGGAATCCCCCGCTCCCGACTTCAGCAGCGCATCCGTGATGAAGCTTCGCGCCATCTTCCGCTCGGTCGCATCGGCGCTGAACGCCCCCAGAAGCGCGAGCTCAACCGTAAAGCGATACCAGTCGCGCCACAGCGCCTGATCCGCCGGATCCCGGGATGCAAAAAGCGCGCGTCCCATCTCATAGGTGTAGCGTCCGCTCGTCTTGATCTCAAGATGCCGTCCCGTGACCTCTCCCATGACGCGGTAGTTTTCAGCGGATTTTCCCGACCCAGAATGGAATCCGATGCTCGCTCCAAACTGACGACACACCCGCCATTGCTTCTCGATGAGACCGCGCAGCGCCGCATTGTCTGGATACGGCATGTTTTTCTGGAAACCAAACGCCGGAGCCACGAAGTGAATCTTCATGCCCATCACCTCGCACAGCGCGAGCATGATGGCTGTTGTCTCCGGCGTCGTGAGTCCCGGAAGTTCATCGATCGACAGTTCACGGAGATACGCACGCCCTGCCCGCGTCGCAAATGCCGCCGCGCGCGCCGCTGCATACTTTTCATCGCGGCGCTTCATCTTCTGCAGCGAGGGCCAGACCGTCGCAAGGAGGGTTGAAAACGCATCATCGTCCAGGATGACTCCGGCTGCAGCAACGCGCGTCCTGACCGCCGCGATCAACGCCGCATCGATCGACTTCACATCCGCGGGCTGCTTTCGCGCAAGCTCGGGCGAGAGATCGAAGGTGATGTAGCTGGCCAGCAGACATCCCCCCACGAGCTGATCTTCACGCGCATCGAACTTTCCGCCAATCGGCTGGTGATCCGCATTGAAGCTCCAGGCAATCTTCAAGTGATGAAATCCATGCTTCAGCTTCGACAGCACGGAGCCATGGCTCATGCCCTCCACACTCTGTCCCTGGTGCCCTTCCGGGACGTTCGTTCCAATGAATGGAAACGGCACAGTGTCCAGCCCGCCTGCAAGCATGGCGTCGACGTCGAAAACCAGCTCGCGCGGGATGGAGTTCTGATTTGCCGTCACTCCAATGTCCAGCGCACTCATGGCCCACTCCACCGCCGGCCAGTGCAGCGTCGTGAATCGCGCCCCTATTCCCAGTGTCGACTGCCCAAGCCGCTCGGTTGCCGTCGGAAAAATCGTCGAGTCGGCATCGTGCGTCTGCACCAGATTCTTCAACCGGAGAAGGTTCTCCCAGGTCGCGGGAAAATAGCGCGCACTCCCAATGTTCCGCCCATCCTCAAGTCCGGCTGACACCGCGCGCGCCTCCGCAGGGCTGAACTTCCAAGCGCAGTCTCCGGTCGATCCATCCTCAACCAGACACCACTGCCCCTCGGCTGTTGCAAAGCTGCTCTTCGGCCAGTTCCGAACCGACAGGTGATTCCCTGAAATCGCCGCCGCCAGCGCCGGCCAGTCCAGACAGAAGTCAGGGCTCACGCACGGGTTCGTGCTGATGCGGAGGGAGTTTTGGACAAGGAAACGGTTGATCGATCGCATGGTGGCGGTGGTTGGTATCGCTGGAGGAGACCCAACCTACCCGGGGCGAACATGCGAGTGAAGCCAAAGAAAAGCCGGACCACACAAGGGTCCGGCGAAGGATTGCACGAAGGCGTGACTTTTCGATCCGGCTAGTGCTCCTGCTGGATCTCAATGACCTTGTTGTCCGAGAAAACCACGCGAAAACGCTCACGCGTGCGGCGACTCGGGAAATTCAGGTAATAGGGATACATGGGATCCGCGTAGCAATAGTATCGATGATACCAGCCGCGGTAGAGGAATGCGCCGTCCATGCCCTCATAGGTCGTGTAGCTCCAGATTTCCTTGGTGCCCGATGCATCCGTGCGCGTGATCAATCTGTCCGGCTCACCGAGCGCAAGCTGGACCGCCTCCTTGTCAAAACCGAGCGCGACCTGCCCTTTCTTGATCAGGTCCTGCTGCTGCGGCGTCAGTCGTGAGAAAGCAGCCGGGTTCTTGTCTATGCGGCTCTGCGGGGTTGAGCACCCCGCCGCGAAAAGCACCAAAAGCATCGGTGCAAGCAACAGACGGAGATGAAACGATTTCATGATGAATCTGTGGGTTGAATGTAATGGTTGAAGTATTTCTGAAACATATGACGTCCCGCACCGCCTCTCGGTTCCATACCCCAGCCTCGTTCTGCCGCTCATGCCTCTACTTGGCGTGTTGTTCGACCGAGACCACGCGATCGGCACTGAATATGATGCGCATCCTCGGTTCATCCGACCGGTCCCCCGTGCCAACCCCCACGCCCACACCCACCCCGCCGCTGCCACCACCCACGCCGACACCGAGTCCAAACTTCGGTCCCTTGTCATGGTAACTCCACACTTCCTGGCTGCCCTCCGCCGTGGTGCGCGTGGCCACGCCGGTTGGATCGCCCAGGGCCATGCGCACTTGCTCGCGGGTGAACCCCACCGCAACCTTTCCATTGCGGATCAAAGCCTGGTCCTCCCTCGAGGAACCGGCATATGTCGAGGGATCCCGGTCCATGCGATCCTGCACGGACGAACACGCGCTCAGCCCAAGCGCAAGACCTGAAGCACCCGCAACGATCAGAGTTTGTAAGTTCATGGAAGTTTGTCTTTGCCGG encodes:
- a CDS encoding DUF4340 domain-containing protein, whose translation is MKLKTLVVVVVILAAVSVGVHFLTRPAKHPPTDARVGQLLVARNVIEQARTIGLTENGKAVTLTKAADGNWQVTNYYDFPADFTKLSRLIGDLTTAKLDRLVTQNPERIGALEFKDTGITISDGANQEPWSLTIGKYAEGGGRFVRFGKENKAFLTRLNAYLDVEPKNWADASLLSLKPEDISSVEISFPNGDNLTAKRTRKEDSFASTEAPKGKRLKNESITSLISSAGSIRFSDTSDLTDPNAVAAREHSRNIRFTTFDGKTIDVALGRKPEQKIVKAPEAKKDGSTGPAALGSVADLAKTDDKSKSSASADAGHKADEKGGPAKAAETTETIPAGPVFVVVKSSDSAAPVNALMKKRAFQVYESAFTSLPASEPDMFEDAPAPTPAPVTPTSSSKPSTP
- a CDS encoding Gldg family protein translates to MKPGLKTLSVALLVLGLILVNYLASRLPLRADATAEHIYTLSDGTKSLLSKIEEPIVLDYYFSRSANGLPIQYKNYAERIREMLRQYVRASGGKITLNVVDPRPDTQEEERAGAAGLQPQRLPTGETFYFGLVAIQADQQKEIPSFTPQRESFLEYDISELLYSVQTIAKKKLGLITSLPLQAPPMNPMMMQQRQRPTGQLVADEWAKTFEIVPVEATATSLPDGLDVLAVIHPQNLTPKLEFAIDQFLLAGKPVFVAVDPASQYFRRMGGQNAMFGGPQPNVSSDLPMLKAWGVNYNPQNVVGDLDNATSVQTGPGGVVRYPIWLSLTEGSFSKQATMVGQLKSLLFVESGSLSVTASGRTVTPLIETSANSGDLPAMTLQFAQPDEVARQITPSGKKTLAVLITGKFTTAFPDGAPKAEPPADANAKEPKPPEPAAAPALKDSTSSSTLFVIADTDWLFDDYSVERFNFLGTQAARPLNDNLAFASNSLEFLGGSKDLISLRGKGSSVRPFTVVRNLEIEAQKRYQDQLSALESRLSDVQKKLSDLQGKSTEGNRLIATPEVQKAIEDFQTQQATMRGERREIRKALREDIEFLENSLLAINLTAPVILVILFGFWFQRRRHV
- the metF gene encoding methylenetetrahydrofolate reductase [NAD(P)H], whose protein sequence is MIPDHPISALFAQKRPLRSLEFFPPKDESGIESLRQSASALKRISPDFVSVTYGAGGSTRDRTSQVSAILKNDLGFTVMPHLTCVGHSRTELAALADRIHADGFRNIMALRGDPPRGTASFPVASDGLRYASELVVLLKNRHPDFCLGVAGYPEKHPEAASLDSDLDALKRKVDAGASFITTQLFFDNAIYFDFVARCHRRGISVPVVPGVMPVLSLKQIQRFTALCGATLPQRLLRRLEATDDNPDVAEMIGLDWALDQIRDLLGQGAPGYHLYIMNRTRGALALAAGLAA
- a CDS encoding PEGA domain-containing protein; translated protein: MPNSLGNALFIEISELTVQLVRARGHTIELYRECLRDQRDDILQALKEGSPKGEFSSSPVLAAISPSRSFSYLASEDECRQLQTPGEIVRHIEMPCERLVGPIALAACNADDGRSINASARSRWLLVGSGQEVLAASQAYLSDLGLKETIISPAVTNHLGALQTACQLSGAPSSVLVWDLGRQSSTFHLVNRKGVLAVRGCSVGLDHVADAIQAELSLASRGAAAKLFLNSFFDFADTGPKVVKRLLPEVKAAVKAVGGDPSSIFCLGLPSDNIWFAHDVGILLGLTPWHPAITSLAQELGVDFVGNSLVNRLGFNAAGLLHMVGSRAGGSDCWHPAWQMIEIEAKSKVHSGQTAPASSAREAEALVTPGVGAGVPESAHSFAARTHTQSESRPAATSVLAQATARAKALTSPTPPAENIAVRQAPTQKSPTARALAASVLTQTETKALLSDRTTKHVETHPLAKPEEQSATSLQHATNEVATSSPPPAAVPKVSPSAEASKSDTPGDATKEKGGKRPIALFVAITAVLAVGVAGWFTFDAHRQQEIAQTLRVEAEKRAADALAKARQEEEAARLETERLRKEAEIEREKAVAAVRLRTEQEILERVEAERRENAPGILVVRTDPTGAHVSIDGALPQATPLTTNSLSIGTHSLAISLPGYDTTTRTVEIKRDHTTDLGLIELMRQVGRLEILSEPAGLTFELRQSTEQPESKPIQTGVTPATLNDLVVGDYVVTLLRTGWKPVTATAKISSLSTTQVVPLFATSRLTVSSTPAGAIVMRDGEVMGTTPLQLPELEPGEYTFDLSLAEHDSATITTRIKAGSDSEVTASLLPFDRILKTSEIAKAPVAIKTVAPDYESRGRDVPEEAVISCVIDRDGVPRSLNVEKTSSVNFGNACLVALAKWRFKPATTNSGRTANVRVSVPFNAGSR